A single Acropora palmata chromosome 5, jaAcrPala1.3, whole genome shotgun sequence DNA region contains:
- the LOC141881683 gene encoding uncharacterized protein LOC141881683 isoform X4, producing MQGLQQWTTACSVYWWLFQQSQRPVDVVSLTPGRPTKEKKRVLEDGRANLKRKAQEEMKEGPPCKSPRLEDNFEDVDR from the exons ATGCAGGGTCTCCAACAATGGACCACGGCTTGTTCAGTTTATTGGTGGTTGTTTCAG CAAAGCCAGAGACCTGTTGATGTCGTATCACTGACACCAGGCAGACCAACtaaggagaaaaagagagtTTTGGAGGATGGCAGG GCCAACTTAAAGAGGAAAGCACaagaggaaatgaaagaaGGTCCTCCGTGCAAATCTCCACGCTTAGAAGATAACTTTGAAGACGTCGATCGATAA
- the LOC141881683 gene encoding uncharacterized protein LOC141881683 isoform X5, producing the protein MEKDGAVVESESSVQSQRPVDVVSLTPGRPTKEKKRVLEDGRANLKRKAQEEMKEGPPCKSPRLEDNFEDVDR; encoded by the exons ATGGAAAAGGACGGTGCTGTTGTCGAAAGTGAGTCAAGTGTG CAAAGCCAGAGACCTGTTGATGTCGTATCACTGACACCAGGCAGACCAACtaaggagaaaaagagagtTTTGGAGGATGGCAGG GCCAACTTAAAGAGGAAAGCACaagaggaaatgaaagaaGGTCCTCCGTGCAAATCTCCACGCTTAGAAGATAACTTTGAAGACGTCGATCGATAA
- the LOC141881683 gene encoding uncharacterized protein LOC141881683 isoform X6 yields the protein MYANGYGPARQFRQSQRPVDVVSLTPGRPTKEKKRVLEDGRANLKRKAQEEMKEGPPCKSPRLEDNFEDVDR from the exons ATGTACGCAAACGGATACGGCCCGGCCCGTCAATTCAGA CAAAGCCAGAGACCTGTTGATGTCGTATCACTGACACCAGGCAGACCAACtaaggagaaaaagagagtTTTGGAGGATGGCAGG GCCAACTTAAAGAGGAAAGCACaagaggaaatgaaagaaGGTCCTCCGTGCAAATCTCCACGCTTAGAAGATAACTTTGAAGACGTCGATCGATAA
- the LOC141881683 gene encoding uncharacterized protein LOC141881683 isoform X2 encodes MEKDGAVVESESSVGLQQWTTACSVYWWLFQQSQRPVDVVSLTPGRPTKEKKRVLEDGRANLKRKAQEEMKEGPPCKSPRLEDNFEDVDR; translated from the exons ATGGAAAAGGACGGTGCTGTTGTCGAAAGTGAGTCAAGTGTG GGTCTCCAACAATGGACCACGGCTTGTTCAGTTTATTGGTGGTTGTTTCAG CAAAGCCAGAGACCTGTTGATGTCGTATCACTGACACCAGGCAGACCAACtaaggagaaaaagagagtTTTGGAGGATGGCAGG GCCAACTTAAAGAGGAAAGCACaagaggaaatgaaagaaGGTCCTCCGTGCAAATCTCCACGCTTAGAAGATAACTTTGAAGACGTCGATCGATAA
- the LOC141881683 gene encoding uncharacterized protein LOC141881683 isoform X3, translated as MEKDGAVVESESSVDDVEPVSAQQLCRIMCVAFAKVASMEKMVYLLFCNKLFLDYWRAFPSCAFFLSMALSKARDLLMSYH; from the exons ATGGAAAAGGACGGTGCTGTTGTCGAAAGTGAGTCAAGTGTG GATGATGTGGAACCAGTTAGTGCGCAACAACTGTGCAGGATCATGTGTGTCGCATTCGCCAAGGTGGCCAGTATGGAAAAGATGGTCTACTTGCTCTTTTGTAATAAGCTGTTTCTGGACTATTGGCGAGCTTTTCCCTCGTGTGCCTTCTTCCTATCAATGGCATTGAG CAAAGCCAGAGACCTGTTGATGTCGTATCACTGA
- the LOC141881683 gene encoding uncharacterized protein LOC141881683 isoform X1 — MEKDGAVVESESSVDDVEPVSAQQLCRIMCVAFAKVASMEKMVYLLFCNKLFLDYWRAFPSCAFFLSMALRYLFALSNAGSPTMDHGLFSLLVVVSAKPETC, encoded by the exons ATGGAAAAGGACGGTGCTGTTGTCGAAAGTGAGTCAAGTGTG GATGATGTGGAACCAGTTAGTGCGCAACAACTGTGCAGGATCATGTGTGTCGCATTCGCCAAGGTGGCCAGTATGGAAAAGATGGTCTACTTGCTCTTTTGTAATAAGCTGTTTCTGGACTATTGGCGAGCTTTTCCCTCGTGTGCCTTCTTCCTATCAATGGCATTGAGGTACTTGTTTGCACTTTCAAATGCAGGGTCTCCAACAATGGACCACGGCTTGTTCAGTTTATTGGTGGTTGTTTCAG CAAAGCCAGAGACCTGTTGA
- the LOC141881675 gene encoding serine/threonine-protein kinase akt-2-like isoform X2, with product MVLEFLPGGDLENLIMRCGKLEERALRFYACEIICAIQYLHQLGIIHRDLKLENTLINAHGHVRVGDLGLATLSNGEKQHDICGTCYFMAPEMLEEQSYDESLDWWALGVMLYHLLTGKFLERTPQLRLGYQKGCFPSPMHEPFFSDVEWGKIFNKELNPPFVPLLQSVDPFPDDSSISNLSIPGNSYFPPID from the exons ATGGTTCTGGAATTTTTACCAGGAGGAGACCTGGAAAACTTAATTATGCGTTGTGGTAAACTTGAAGAAAGAGCACTCAG GTTTTATGCGTGTGAGATCATCTGCGCTATACAATATTTACATCAACTCGGGATCATACACAG AgatttaaaacttgagaatACGTTAATAAATGCCCACGGGCATGTAAGAGTTGGAGACTTAGGTCTCGCAACACTTAGCAACGGAGAAAAGCAGCACGACATCTGCGGCACATGTTACTTCATGGCTCCCGAG ATGCTTGAAGAGCAATCCTACGATGAATCTTTGGATTGGTGGGCTTTGGGAGTAATGCTGTATCATCTGCTCACTGGCAAG tttttggaACGAACACCGCAGTTAAGATTGGGGTACCAGAAAGGATGCTTCCCATCTCCCATGCACGAACCTTTTTTCAGTGATGTCGAATGGGGGAAGATTTTCAACAAGGAACTTAATCCACCATTTGTACCTCTTCTCCAGAGTGTA gatcCATTCCCTGATGACTCTTCCATATCAAACTTGAGTATTCCTGGGAATTCCTATTTCCCACCAATTGATTAA
- the LOC141881332 gene encoding histamine N-methyltransferase-like, producing MLSSFVSTGEYYYKSFDAMKNKTSEFFKNVEIMRDHMPSMLQKLLHSVQDRTSFNILSVGSGTGDMDLENLKIVKDELQRSQGCHQMKIFNRAIEINKYPCDLYKASIKNFNDQQADFDLRHQSFEEYAEEFTMEQPKFDVIHFIHSIYYVDIEAVLKHCIENELQDNGRLVFIVQRPDLMSSILEKQGFQDWHGTPDEKNPNSLETAEKMFEIAEKYGWKHEVHTHKYSIDVTEIFDPQSTEGNLLLDFITHIENYRGTADKKLLQQTLALIEDLTTLKDGKRLGEKKESLIFIYK from the coding sequence ATGTTGTCGTCGTTCGTTTCGACGGGAGAATATTATTACAAGAGTTTTGATGCCATGAAGAACAAAACCAGCGAATTCTTCAAAAATGTCGAGATTATGCGAGATCACATGCCCTCGATGCTTCAAAAGTTGCTCCATTCGGTACAAGACCGAACCAGCTTTAATATCTTGAGCGTTGGAAGTGGAACAGGCGACATGgatttggaaaatttgaaaatagtcaAAGATGAGCTGCAAAGAAGCCAAGGCTGccatcaaatgaagatattcAACCGAGCTATTGAGATCAATAAGTATCCTTGCGACCTCTACAAGGCTTCCATCAAAAACTTCAATGATCAACAGGCAGACTTCGATCTGCGGCATCAGAGCTTTGAAGAGTATGCCGAAGAATTCACCATGGAACAGCCGAAGTTCGATGTCATTCACTTCATACACAGTATCTATTACGTAGATATTGAAGCAGTTTTGAAGCACTGCATTGAGAACGAACTACAAGACAACGGGCGTCTGGTTTTCATAGTGCAGAGACCGGACCTTATGTCTTCCATACTAGAGAAGCAAGGCTTTCAAGATTGGCATGGAACTCCAGATGAGAAAAATCCTAATAGCCTTGAAACTGCTGAGAAAATGTTTGAGATTGCCGAGAAATATGGCTGGAAGCACGAAGTCCACACCCATAAATATTCCATCGACGTTACGGAGATCTTTGATCCGCAATCAACCGAAGGCAATCTGCTGCTCGATTTCATTACTCACATTGAGAATTACCGGGGTACAGCAGATAAAAAGCTACTGCAACAAACTCTGGCACTGATTGAAGATCTCACAACTCTGAAAGACGGGAAGCGTCTTGGGGAAAAGAAGGAATCACTTATTTTTATCTACAAGTAA